The sequence GGTTCCGACTTCGGCTCCGACACTTTTAAATCGAAggttttaatcggaggtattTTTTTGGTAGGTCAAAGCATAACATAGCGGCTGCGGCGGCCTGTGTCGACTGTTATGAACAGTTTCGTACGTGTCGCGCGGGGAATCCCCCCGGCCCCCGACACCCACTACGTGcactttatcaaaaaaatacgtttaaataaaatttctctcTTATGTCACCACTTTCTGATCCTTCCTGCGACTCCGACTCCGATTCCAACTCCGATAaagcaaattttaaaactcCGACTCCGACTTCTGTTCCGATAAAACTACCTCCGTTACATCGCTATTCTAAAGTACTATCTATTAAAGTATCGGGTatctacttaaatttttatagttttgaaggtagttttaaaaagatatctgTCACTGTCACACTTGCTGTCTGACACTGACAGACGCTAAGGGCATGTACAGCGTGTCCCCTACTTCGTAGGTCTGTCCGACTCGGAAAGACTGGATAGAACGTGTGAACGGTCGGAGGCAGGCTGCCAGCGTTttagttgttaaaaataagaGCTGTATGCGTGCTTGTTCCTATAAGGTTACGGTTGTGCCGACTAATATTAGTAATCGTTCGCCGTCGAGTAAGAATTCGAGATaactacaaattaaatttcgaaattgtaaattaaacataaaatacgtATCTACCggagtacctacttaattgtACACGTTTAATCCAGCTGCTACGACCGAGGTCTGATGAAGTCGACGGCACGTTGCACGAGCCCTTAGCatgtttaaacatacatacataaatcgcgcatctttcccggagggataggcagagaccacatttaaccacttgccacgatccttgcacacttctttcgcttaaGTCAAGATTCTATTGTACTAAAGCAATTAATTGTTAACTTATAacttatgaaatattaatatcagtGATCATTTAcacgtaataatatatttaaaattaacttaaatgtACTTCGTCACAACACATACTATCCTTTATAGAATAACTAGCtgagcccgcgacttcgtccacgtggaatagatagttattttgggtatcattgaagccttcaaaggtgaataattttacccgttcttttcacatttaccattatttttttgcttctttatagttgcagcgtgatgttatatagcctaaagctttcctcgataaatggtctattcaacgcaaaataatttttcaatttgaaccagtagttattGACATTAgcgcgtacaaacaaacaaactcttcagccttataatattagtatagattaaaattgtttattttttttaaatttaacagcTGTCATTGTCTCTTATGCCAATAACAGCTGATTGCCGATTTAGTGTTTTGTTTACGgcagataattattttacctgTATTTACCATTTATCAAATTCGATaataagttttctttatttaatggATGCATGGAGAAAAAAacgcaaatttttttaatgttgtgtAACACTACCAATACCAAGGCGTGGTATGGTTAGCAGACAATATTTCAATCAGTATCCGTGATGGACCGGGCTAGCGGTCAGTGTGGATCTCTGTCCAGCACTAGGGCTCTGCCGGCCGCTGTTGAGGTCAAAACAGAGCTGGAGTCAGATGTCTCTGATATCGAGGAGGAACCAAATGGTACATATTCGTATCTCATGTTATGTTTAACTTCTCATTTTCATTGCCATAGCAGTCTgtgtataaaatttcaaaatatgaaCAAAACAAGAGAGTtctgaatgtggatgaagcgaaggaagtgtgcggagttcgtggcaagtggagagtggtagtctctgcctacccctccggggaagaggcgtgattttatgtatgtatgtatgaacaaaTCATTATGTAAATGATTGTTCTAAATGTATTCTCTTACgttttttgatttaatatttatattaattcacATTGATTCATGTTTTTAGCTTATCTTTGATAACCAGTTACGAAAATGGAACATTCTGGTTTTTGTAACCATGTTTCATAAACTGCTAAGAAAATGGCTTTTGTTTTCTCTATTTCTCtctggttacatacatacatacatataatcacatctatatctcttgctgGGTAGAAAAAGTCTAgataaaatactgataggccacattcagctgttcgCTTccacagctgaatgtggcaaATGAGTCTTTTCTATcctgttagctctgtttaccccgcaagggatatcgacatgattatataaatgtatgtatactttaaCTCTTGATAGAGTGAATCAAGAgtaaggtatatttttttttctttttttggacaaattacacagattgagttagcctcgaagtaagttcgagacttgtgttacgagatactaactcaacgatactatattttataataaatacttatatagataaacatccaagacccaggccaatcagagaaagttcttttctcatcatgccctgaccaggattcaaacccgggacctccggtgtcacagacaagcgtattacctctgcgccacagagaccgttaatttatatgtatcaaTGCTACCTGTGCAAAGCAGGGCAgaataagtagatattttaaattgtcaaaatggttttaaaaaaaattgcaggaTATCCGCTGCCACCAGATATGTCATTCATAAACATTTATGATACGAAAGTTGAATTCGATGAAGATGACGTCCATTGTCCAGTAAAGCCCGGCACTGATGAAGAGGAAACAGAGACTACGGAAGGTAGGATCTCTCTTTCTTTTATCTCTtcatcctcctggctttagtctcggttgcatactcacctctttggagagTGGCCCGGGGTATgcatttgaccatggaccctggattgggtaagtcaggtttttacacgaagcaactcccttctgacctccgcaacctttgcaggggaaccttatcAGTATGGGATCGATCTTGCTTACACATGTTACTTGCTTACATATCGTCTGCTGTCACTGCCGTGAATGTGGAAGTCTCATAAAAAGAATCATAAaactgaataattaaaaaaatacaaaataaaatttttttattcattgttatgggatacttcatattacttaataatagtCATATCTTTGATTTAAcacacttaataattgtcaattgacttataatattaattttatggaactacaaatatattttttaggtgatgggctagaagcctgtcactatttgaatctcaattctatcattgatcctaatagctgaacatggccaatcagtaatttcaagactgttggctctgtctaccccgcaagggatatacacgtgaccatatgtatgtatggaactACAGACGTTGGCTGTATGAACTCTAAATCAAATGTTAAGAAAAATAGTGTTCAGTCATTTATTTTCTGATTAcataattaagtacatatcACAGATGCTACTTCGGCTGACACCTCGGGAGCTGACAAACGGCTGCTGAAGCTGATAGCTGAAGGAAGTACGACCAACAGGAAACAGCGTGATCCTCGCCGAGACTCAACAACACAATGTTCTCAGAGGCCACACCAATGTGATGTCTGTCAGAAgtgctttaaaaaaagttgtgATTTAATCGTGCATTATAGAACACACACTGATGAGAAACCTTATCAATGCGATGTGTGTCATTGTAGATTTAATCAAAAGGGTACTTTAACACGACACCGTAGAACTCATACTGGTGTGACAgcttatgaatgtgacgtgtgtcaacgtctatttaataataagagCTCTTTAATAAATCATCGTAAAACTCACACTGGCGGAAAGCCGTATGAAGATGTCGCCTGTTTAATAGCGTTTGTTCAAAATGGTAATTTAATAAGCCACATTATAACCCATGACATAGAAAAACCTTATAAATGTGACGTCTGTCAACGTCAATTTAAATTGAAGAGTTATTTGACGAATCACCGTCGAACTCATAACGGTGATAAGCCTTATGAATGTGGTGTTTGTGGCCGTCGATTTAATTCCAAGAGCACTTTAACCGACCACCATAGGACTCATACTGGTGAAAAACCTTAcgaatgtgacgtgtgtcatCGGACATTTATACAGAATAGTTCTTTGACAATACACCGTAGAACTCATACCGGTGAAAAGCCATATGAATGTGATTTGTGTCATCGTCGTTTTAATGAAAAGAGTGCTTTAACAAAACACTATAGAACTCATAATGCTGGGAGACTTTAAATTGAAGTGTGTCAAAGTAAATTAAGCGAGAACAGTGATATAATTATCCATCGTAATAATTCTGGTAAAGAATCTTGTGAATTTGACGTGTGTCAATGTCTTTTTAATTCGAAGAGTAGGTACTTTGGCAGCTcacttaatttaaacttattagcCAAAACATGTGTAcataacttataaaattgtatttaagatgtcaaaatgccgtgtggttcccggcaccagtccaaaaagaataggaccaatccatctctttcccatggatgtcgtaaaatgcgactaagggataggcttacaaacttgggattttttttaggcgatgggctagcaacctgtcgctatttgaatctcaattctatcattaagctgaaaagatgaccgtggcctatcagtattttcaagactgttggctctatctactccACAAGCcacagggatatagacgtgaccatttaaAGACACAATTGTTAAGATTAATCAATGGTTTTTTGGTtaatttttgacgaaattaataataattatatctgTACGCAACAcgcttacatttatataattatttccttGTCTTATCGTAATATAATACTATGTATTAGTGAACAGAGGAAACTTTATTGGTTTATGCGTCATAGTATAAGATAACATTAATGGGCAACCAAGTAACTGTTTGTTTCCctaatagatataaataaatatataaaatatattgtttatataatatacacaaGTATTATTTAGCTATCCATCTAAGAACTAAATCagaagttcttttctcatcatgccctggcctgGATTCGAACCCGTGACCTGCGGTGTCACACACAAgcacactaccgctgcgccacagaggaaAAACCTATGAAAGTGAGGTCTATCGTATAATAAGTTATTCGATTTACcaagaaaagaaatatattgaaaatcgTGGAATAGCTGTGGGTTGCCTTGACGCTGCACCTGTCTTTACAGCCCGGGAGTCAACTATAAAAGGCCCTAGGCCTTCGCCCTTGGACTACTTTAGCGCTCACCAAGTATCTCGCTCACCTCTGGCGGCTACTTGCTAGTTCTCGTGACGATAGCTAAACCCGGCTTGGTTTTAGCTATAGAATTGactaagtcaccttttacgacatccacggtaaAGATAttaagtggttctattccaaagtgctgggaaccaaaAGGCactacaaatttttttttatataagtatagaaaaTAGGCATTAATTTGCATAAACttctataattttcaaaataacattgtaaatatttctgTTACATTTCAATTCGTCTTTGGTTTGGTTACGTTGAGAGTGATAATATAAAGATCTGCATTTATAAGGTATCTGAACAGTTTAAGCTATACAGTGGTGAGTCTTCTCACTAAAAAATCCCTGGCACAAGTCATATTTGTTCATTTTCAAACGATTTCGCCGGTAAAGAGTCCTTAATTGGACTAGTAAGTGTAATGACACTCAAAAACTTTTATGTCACACTCCCTTAATTTCTCACAAGGAGTTAGTTCTTTGTTACGAGTCGGTGGGTCGAATTAATAAGGttcccggttaaaatgcgtgatgcgcagaaaggcacgggttcaaatcccacctcggccatgtaccaatgactattttcaaagatatgttcattaatttgaatactaactgttGCTCTCACGGCTTTGCTCTTATGATAAGGAAAAACTGGATGTGTCATCATGGTATATCAAGTACgagttaggtttacctgcaaaagttgcggaggtcagatgggagtcgcttcgtgtaaaaacttgactcacccaatccaggatccatggtcaaaggcataccccgacctcctctccagagtggtgaggatgcaaccgggactaagccaggaggaagaagaagacgtGGAAGTTGGACTTTTAACTGACTCGTCTGAGATTCAACGCTTCATGACAGACTTAACACCAGTATGAGTTTTACAATGCTTAGTCAAAGAACTCTTTTGAGAGAAACGACGTTCACACACATAACACTCGTAAGGTTTTTCACCAGTATGAGTTCTAACGTGTATCACTAAATTACTCCGCTGACTGAATGTACTGTGACAAATGTCACACTTATATGGCTTCTCACCAGTATGAGTTCTACGGTGTATCGTCAAAGCGTTCTTCATCTTGAATCGACGCTGACACACATCACATTGGTATGGCTGTTCACCGGTATGAGTTCTACTGTGCCTCTTCAAATGATTCTTCACGCGAAATCTTTTATGACACACTTCACACTTATAAGGTTTTGCGCCGGTGTGAGTTCTTGTATGTCGTGTCAGATCACCCTTTTCACTGAATCTACTGAGACACACTTTACATTTATAAGGTTTATCGCCAGTATGAGTTCTCATGTGCATGACTATCCGACTCCTCCGTGCAAACTTACTGTGACACGAGTCACATTCATAGGGCTTTTCGCCTGTGTGTTTTCTATAGTGATTCGTCAACCCCCTGGCTTCTTTAAAACGCTTCTGACAAACATCACATTGGTGTGGTGTCACTAGTTGAGACTTCTTCGGTTTCTTTGCTCTCTTTCCTTTAGCTTGTTTTTGTGTGTGAACTTCTAATGTGTCAGCTGCAATgtgattaattatatttcattatcttaacataatatataatcacgactatatcccctgtggggtagacagagcaaacagtcatcaaaagtaTGAGAGGCCaaattcagctatttggctcaatgatagaattgaggttcaaacagtgacaggttgttaggcCATCGTCTAAAATCCTagttatataagcctatcctttagtcgccttctacgacatccatgggaaagggatcgCACTGGTCCTCATGGCTATTTGTCAGCAACATCTgtgtttattcttttatttataaacatttgaaGATAAGTGTTTATTCATAGAAGCTATAAATAACATGGCTTGTTCAGTATAAACATTATTAGAATATTattcttagatttttttttaatctattctatatttttttaaaatctattctataatatttttttttttaattctgtatGTATAAGGCATTTGTCTTCCACCTCACCTGATGATAAGTGACGATGAAGATGAAGATGTTACATGCCTATCCGAAAGATACCTATCTTTTCTACTTTGAGTGTTCACAGTCAGTACTtgtctacactaatattataaagaggaaaactttgtttgtttggttgtaatgaataggctcaaaaactactggaccgatttaaaaaattctttcaccattcgaaagctacattatccatgagtaacatagactatattttattttggaaaaaatagggttccgtaatatatttggatttttcggacacaaactgaaaaaaatcaaccaaaaagtttgTTTCGTATTTAATCTGTGGTTGGACATTTCCTTTTTGAATGCTGAGGGCGCCACCGGACTAATGCGTGGTAGAAAGTATCAGTTTTAGCCACCAAGAGAAAAAGTGGCGCTAGTGTAGTCTGCTTCAAGCGCGCTCGCAATCATCAtcgaaacttttaataaattttgttttaagtgattttggACAGAGTTGTGTGTGTGGTATGCGTGTTTCTCTACTAATTGGAAACTGGCTCATACAAGACTGTCCCAGgcatatttttgaaaatgttaagtaaatgtgttaataaaattgaaagatatttataaaataaatataaaatctttaaaagctcacacattttcctttttatttgggAGATATTGACGATTTTGTGAAAAACTGTGACAAGGGACTGTCATAATCCCCAGGGGTTGTTTATATTGCATAGTAtatcttcaatttcaattaCCCGGAGGCCTCCGTGAGGAACTGGGAAATCTGCCGTGCAGAGGAAAGGTGAGTCGTACTCAAATTTCATTGGGGATTTGTCCGACCCGGGCAACCacattacatacctactcTAATTTATCTCCTTTATTAAATACAGTCCATTGTTATCCCacaaagttacttattttgcgtacgctgcctaaactacaagatagaatcagaaaatgttttaatttattgtagatcttataaatatctacaaaaaagtctgCGCCACACTATACTTacgagtgaggcacaacaaccacatttttatttaaatcttgaattttttttggtctacatttaaacgcgtcTTTTTaactcatgctattaatccttatcaaaataaataatttcatcaataagtacagtttatgttgataatatttggtctttgaatgattaaaattggacgtttggttttgaagttgtggtgaaaataaaatattacgatttctgctgcacaGCCCGTTGCGAAGTGGGCGTCACCAAGGCCAGGGGTACATGTGCGGGAGAGGGATGTTTAGATCTATGAGTAACGTACCCGCGCGGCTC is a genomic window of Amyelois transitella isolate CPQ chromosome 28, ilAmyTran1.1, whole genome shotgun sequence containing:
- the LOC106139818 gene encoding zinc finger protein 182, translated to MDRADGQCGSMSNTKALPAAVEVKTELESDVFDIENEEPNGSLKTEVSFINIYDMKFEADEVDVDTLIKCDTDAIEKKDVSQADTLEVHTQKQAKGKRAKKPKKSQLVTPHQCDVCQKRFKEARGLTNHYRKHTGEKPYECDSCHSKFARRSRIVMHMRTHTGDKPYKCKVCLSRFSEKGDLTRHTRTHTGAKPYKCEVCHKRFRVKNHLKRHSRTHTGEQPYQCDVCQRRFKMKNALTIHRRTHTGEKPYKCDICHSTFSQRSNLVIHVRTHTGEKPYECYVCERRFSQKSSLTKHCKTHTGVKSVMKR